In a single window of the Azospirillum sp. B510 genome:
- a CDS encoding IS66-like element accessory protein TnpA, whose product MTIQRVEVITGQERRRQFSDEEKLRLVEEAFQPGVKATEVARRLGVDVSLLYRWRRQFFGQQPRLPAFMPITVATDAPAPEEVAEPTAAPAAPPAGLIEVEFATARLRITGPVDPALVGTVIAALSGRSA is encoded by the coding sequence ATGACTATCCAACGCGTCGAGGTGATCACGGGCCAGGAGCGGCGGCGGCAGTTCAGCGACGAGGAGAAGCTGCGGCTGGTCGAAGAGGCGTTCCAGCCGGGCGTCAAGGCGACCGAAGTCGCCCGGCGCCTGGGCGTGGACGTCAGCCTGCTGTACCGCTGGCGCCGCCAGTTCTTCGGTCAGCAGCCCCGGCTGCCCGCCTTCATGCCGATCACCGTCGCCACCGACGCTCCGGCACCGGAGGAGGTGGCAGAGCCGACAGCGGCGCCAGCGGCCCCACCAGCCGGTCTCATCGAGGTCGAATTCGCGACGGCGCGCTTGCGCATCACCGGCCCGGTCGATCCGGCCCTGGTCGGCACGGTGATCGCCGCGCTGTCGGGACGGTCGGCATGA
- the tnpB gene encoding IS66 family insertion sequence element accessory protein TnpB (TnpB, as the term is used for proteins encoded by IS66 family insertion elements, is considered an accessory protein, since TnpC, encoded by a neighboring gene, is a DDE family transposase.), whose amino-acid sequence MIPVPSGVRVWLAGGVTDMRCGMNSLALKVQEGLGRDPHAGDLYVFRGRRGDMVKCLWHDGLGMSLYAKRLERGRFIWPSPASGAVAISASQFAYLLDAIDWRNPQQTWRPRSAG is encoded by the coding sequence ATGATCCCGGTCCCCTCGGGCGTTCGGGTCTGGCTGGCGGGCGGGGTCACCGACATGCGCTGCGGGATGAACTCTCTGGCGCTGAAGGTCCAGGAGGGTCTTGGCCGCGATCCCCATGCCGGCGATTTATACGTTTTCCGTGGGCGTCGCGGTGACATGGTGAAGTGCCTGTGGCATGACGGGCTCGGCATGTCGCTGTACGCCAAGAGGCTTGAACGGGGCCGTTTCATCTGGCCCAGCCCGGCCAGCGGAGCCGTGGCCATTTCCGCGTCCCAGTTCGCGTATCTGCTCGACGCCATCGACTGGCGCAATCCGCAGCAGACTTGGAGACCGCGCTCGGCCGGATAG